In a genomic window of Quercus lobata isolate SW786 chromosome 4, ValleyOak3.0 Primary Assembly, whole genome shotgun sequence:
- the LOC115986490 gene encoding metacaspase-5-like, which yields MTKRAVLIGCNYPDTKAELRGCINDVKRMYQCLVDKYGYSGEDITVLIDTDESYTQPTGKNIRRALQDLVRSAEPGDLLFVHYSGHGTRLPAETGENDDTGYDECIVPCDMNLITDDDFRDLVDQIPEGCRLTIVSDSCHSGGLIDEAKEQIGESTKREGNGSGSGSGSGFGFRNFLKQSVEDAFESRGIRIPHRRHHEKEEDVDRDIAYGEHGYVNSRSLPLSTLIEILKQKTGKDDIDVGKLRPALYNIFGEDATPKVKKFMKVIFNKLQHRLDEGESGEGGGLLGMVGSLAQDFLKQSLEENNEGYSKPALETQVGSKKEAYAGSMKQSLPDNGILISGCQTDQTSADATPGGNAAAAYGAFSNAIQTIIEETGGEITNQELVLRARQLLQSQGFSQRPGLYCSDHHVDAPFVC from the exons ATGACAAAGAGGGCAGTGCTGATAGGGTGCAACTACCCAGATACGAAGGCAGAGCTGAGAGGGTGTATCAACGATGTGAAGAGGATGTACCAGTGCTTGGTGGACAAGTATGGATACTCAGGGGAAGACATCACTGTTTTGATCGACACAGATGAGTCTTACACTCAGCCAACAGGGAAAAACATCCGCAGGGCTTTGCAGGATCTGGTGCGATCGGCTGAGCCTGGAGATTTGTTGTTTGTGCACTACAGTGGCCACGGGACTCGTCTGCCAGCGGAGACTGGTGAAAATGATGATACTGGATATGATGAGTGCATTGTCCCTTGTGATATGAATCTCATCACTG ATGATGATTTCAGGGATTTGGTAGACCAGATCCCAGAAGGTTGCCGGTTGACCATTGTCTCTGATTCATGCCACAGCGGTGGCCTCATTGATGAGGCTAAGGAGCAGATTGGGGAGAGTACGAAGCGTGAAGGAAATGGCTCAGGCTCAGGCTCAGGCTCTGGATTTGGATTTAGAAATTTCCTGAAACAGAGTGTGGAAGATGCATTTGAGTCCCGTGGAATCCGCATCCCACATCGTCGTCATCATGAGAAGGAAGAAGATGTTGACAGAGATATTGCTTATGGGGAGCACGGCTATGTGAATAGTAGGTCTCTGCCGCTCTCCACTCTCATCGAAATACTCAAGCAGAAAACCGGTAAAGATGACATTGATGTTGGGAAGCTACGGCCAGCACTTTACAACATCTTTGGGGAAGATGCAACCCCAAAGGtgaagaagttcatgaaggtaATCTTTAACAAACTTCAGCATAGGCTCGATGAAGGTGAAAGTGGAGAGGGTGGTGGGTTGTTGGGAATGGTTGGAAGTCTGGCTCAAGATTTCCTCAAACAAAGCCTGGAGGAGAACAATGAGGGGTATTCAAAGCCAGCCCTGGAGACACAAGTAGGTAGCAAGAAAGAGGCTTATGCTGGATCAATGAAGCAATCACTTCCCGACAATGGAATTTTGATTAGTGGCTGCCAGACTGACCAAACCTCAGCTGATGCTACTCCTGGAGGCAATGCTGCTGCAGCTTATGGAGCTTTTAGCAATGCAATTCAGACCATCATCGAGGAGACAGGTGGTGAAATCACCAATCAGGAGCTTGTTTTGAGGGCTAGACAGCTGCTACAGAGCCAGGGTTTTAGCCAGCGACCCGGCCTCTATTGCAGTGACCATCATGTTGATGCTCCTTTTGTGTGCTGA